One window of Opisthocomus hoazin isolate bOpiHoa1 chromosome 15, bOpiHoa1.hap1, whole genome shotgun sequence genomic DNA carries:
- the LOC142363234 gene encoding cytoplasmic phosphatidylinositol transfer protein 1-like isoform X2: protein MLIKEYRICMPLTTEEYRVGQLYTISKHSHQESEKGEGVEVVKNEPHEDPVHGPGQFTEKRVHLSSKLPSWARAVTPRIFYITEKAWNYYPYTITEYTCSFLPKFSIYIETKYEDNCGDSENIFCSDKILGDHEVSFLDIAFDEIPERYYRSLEDPRFFSSAKTGRGPLREGWRQHTQPIMCSYKLVNVKFEVWGLQTRVEQFVHKVIRDILLIGHRQAFAWVDEWCDMSLEEVRAFETQMQVATNQKLGSQHP, encoded by the exons ATGCTCATCAAGGAGTACCGCATCTGCATGCCGCTCACCACCGAGGAG TACCGCGTGGGGCAGCTCTACACCATCAGCAAGCACAGTCACCAGGAGAGTGAGAAGGGCGAGGGCGTGGAGGTGGTGAAGAACGAGCCCCACGAGGACCCCGTCCACGGCCCCGGCCAGTTCACCGAGAAGCGTGTCCACCTCTCCAG CAAACTGCCGAGCTGGGCGCGGGCAGTGACCCCCCGCATCTTCTACATCACGGAGAAGGCCTGGAACTACTACCCCTACACCATCACCG AGTACACG TGCTCCTTCCTGCCCAAGTTCTCCATCTACATCGAGACCAAGTACGAGGACAACTGCGGGGACAGCGAGAAT atCTTCTGCAGTGATAAAATCCTGGGTGACCACGAGGTCTCCTTCCTGGACATCGCCTTCGACGAGATCCCCGAGCGTTACTACCGCAGCCTGGAG gacccccgttTCTTCAGCTCGGCCAAGACGGGCCGGGGGCCGCTGCGGGAGGGCTGGCGCCAGCACACCCAGCCCATCATGTGCTCCTACAAGCTGGTGAACGTCAAGTTCGAGGTGTGGGGGCTGCAGACACGGGTGGAGCAGTTCGTGCAcaag GTGATCCGGGACATCCTGCTGATCGGGCACCGGCAGGCTTTCGCCTGGGTGGACGAGTGGTGCG ACATGTCCCTGGAAGAGGTCCGGGCCTTCGAGACTCAGATGCAAGTGGCCACAAACCAAAAGCTGGGGAGCCAGCACCCCTAA
- the LOC142363234 gene encoding cytoplasmic phosphatidylinositol transfer protein 1-like isoform X1, with translation MLIKEYRICMPLTTEEYRVGQLYTISKHSHQESEKGEGVEVVKNEPHEDPVHGPGQFTEKRVHLSSKLPSWARAVTPRIFYITEKAWNYYPYTITEYTCSFLPKFSIYIETKYEDNCGDSENIFCSDKILGDHEVSFLDIAFDEIPERYYRSLEDPRFFSSAKTGRGPLREGWRQHTQPIMCSYKLVNVKFEVWGLQTRVEQFVHKVIRDILLIGHRQAFAWVDEWCGMTMEEVRRYERETQEATNELIGLVAPAISVSEVGQPTATRSAPTSAPSTPLGDEAPDFLAPPKTRPRKKSAPETLTLPAVWERAGAE, from the exons ATGCTCATCAAGGAGTACCGCATCTGCATGCCGCTCACCACCGAGGAG TACCGCGTGGGGCAGCTCTACACCATCAGCAAGCACAGTCACCAGGAGAGTGAGAAGGGCGAGGGCGTGGAGGTGGTGAAGAACGAGCCCCACGAGGACCCCGTCCACGGCCCCGGCCAGTTCACCGAGAAGCGTGTCCACCTCTCCAG CAAACTGCCGAGCTGGGCGCGGGCAGTGACCCCCCGCATCTTCTACATCACGGAGAAGGCCTGGAACTACTACCCCTACACCATCACCG AGTACACG TGCTCCTTCCTGCCCAAGTTCTCCATCTACATCGAGACCAAGTACGAGGACAACTGCGGGGACAGCGAGAAT atCTTCTGCAGTGATAAAATCCTGGGTGACCACGAGGTCTCCTTCCTGGACATCGCCTTCGACGAGATCCCCGAGCGTTACTACCGCAGCCTGGAG gacccccgttTCTTCAGCTCGGCCAAGACGGGCCGGGGGCCGCTGCGGGAGGGCTGGCGCCAGCACACCCAGCCCATCATGTGCTCCTACAAGCTGGTGAACGTCAAGTTCGAGGTGTGGGGGCTGCAGACACGGGTGGAGCAGTTCGTGCAcaag GTGATCCGGGACATCCTGCTGATCGGGCACCGGCAGGCTTTCGCCTGGGTGGACGAGTGGTGCG GGATGACGATGGAGGAGGTGCGGCGCTACGAGCGGGAGACGCAGGAGGCCACCAACGAGCTCATCGGCCTGGTGGCACCGGCCATCTCGGTCAGCGAGGTGGGGCAGCCCACGGCCACGCGCTCAGCCCCCACCAGCGCACCGTCCACCCCGCTCGGCGACGAGGCTCCCGATTTCCTCGCTCCCCCCAAGACTCGCCCACGCAAGAAGTCGGCGCCAGAGACCCTGACGCTGCCTGCAGTGTGGGAACGTGCCGGCGCCGAGTGA